Below is a window of Anaerolineales bacterium DNA.
TCACACCGCCGGATGTCTCCTTTGCTCCAGGCACGCAGACCTGCTACTCCACCTACGAAGGTTTCGTGCTCGAGGTAACCTACTTCAATGAATCCTAGCCTGTCGTGCCGCACGCTTGTGTTCAGGGACGGAACCGAGGGGACCAGATGAAACTCAACCTGTACGCGTGGGTCATGACTGCCTGTGTGCTTGGACTCAGTGCCTGTGCCGTCGTTCCGACAGCCGGGGTCCCGGGTCCTTCCGTGTGGATCGACGCGCCGCTGATCGGCGAGCTTCCCGCCAGTGGAACGATCGGACTCGTTGTGCACGCCGGTGGCGCCTCCGCGGTCTCATCGTTTGAGATGCGAGTCAACGATTCCGTCATCGACCAGATTGATGCCGGCTCGGATCCCCGCGTGGCTGTGCGCGGTTCGCCTGCGCTGTGGACGCTGAGGACACCCTGGACGCCCCCCGGTCCGGGCACCTACCGCCTGGCGATCCGGGCGGAAGATCCTGAGGGCAGATGGGGAGACCCGGCGATCCTCCTGTTCACCAGCCAGGCAGCGACACCGACGGAGGCGGCCACGGCTCTGCCAACCGCCACGGGCACGTCGGCGCCCACGCTGACGCCCACACCCAGCCCTCTGGCCATCGGCCAGCCTTCGTTTTCCCCCGAACGTGCCTATTACCATGGCACGAGTTGTGGTGCGACACAGCTTTCCGTCACCGTCGGAGTCAGCCACCCGTCGGCCGGCTCAAGCGTGGATCTCTTCTACCGCTTCAAGAACGCGGCGACGGGCGAGGCCGGCGAATGGCAAGGAGAGCGGATGAATCCCTCACCCTCCGGCACCTTCGCTCGGACCTTGTCCTTCGCCGGCGCCTCGGGTGGCGTCCTTTCGACGTTTCCGGAGGTGGGCCTCCAGGTTCAGTTTGTCCTCACCGACGCCTCCGGCAAGCAAGTGCGCAGTGAGGTGATGAGCCCGGTCGGACTGTCTCCCTGCCAATGAGCCCGATGCACGTCTGGGCGGGGCTCGATTCAGCCAGTCATCGGTGAAGACGGGTGCAGGCGAGGGAGCCTATGTGCGGAGCCGACTGAGCTAGCGTTTCGGAGATGAATGTGTCAACCACAGTCTTGGTAGGATACGCAACACGCTACGGCTCAACCCAAGAAGTTGCTGAGGCAATCGCGGCCACGTTCCGCGAATGTGGGCTTGCGGTGGATGTCCAGCAGATGCGGGAAGTGCGCTCAATCGAAGGGTACGGCGCGGCCGTGCTGGGAGCGCCGCTCTTCATGTTTCGTTGGCACAAGGACGCGCTCGGCTTTCTGTCGCGCCACCGCCAAGCCCTACTGGGCCAGCCAGTGGCAGTCTTCGCTCTCGGCCCAGTCCACAATCCTCATGATGAGAAGGAATGGCAGGATTCGCGGGACCAACTCGATAAGGAGCTGGCAAAGTTCCCCTGGTTCAAACCGGTCGCCCTTGAGATGTTTGGCGGCAAGTATGAACCAGCCAATCTTCGCTTCCCCCTCAACAAGCTAGCGGGGAAGGAGCCAGCAAGCGACATCAGGGACTGGACGGCGATC
It encodes the following:
- a CDS encoding flavodoxin domain-containing protein; the protein is MSTTVLVGYATRYGSTQEVAEAIAATFRECGLAVDVQQMREVRSIEGYGAAVLGAPLFMFRWHKDALGFLSRHRQALLGQPVAVFALGPVHNPHDEKEWQDSRDQLDKELAKFPWFKPVALEMFGGKYEPANLRFPLNKLAGKEPASDIRDWTAIRTWASDLPPQLEPRPPQASGPA